Proteins encoded by one window of Haliotis asinina isolate JCU_RB_2024 chromosome 6, JCU_Hal_asi_v2, whole genome shotgun sequence:
- the LOC137287063 gene encoding T-complex protein 11-like protein 1: MAEKGENSPETLNNSIDAEVNSDVDENGLNSSNSETETESKKRRTQTPSPHPTGVPGFMAAASPPKFVTFEQLMEAANGVRNMTLAHEIVVDGDFKLETRKPQKNSVHSQVQEVVHKAFWDLLREEISQDPPEFKRSLVLIEEVKEVLLSLLLPQHVRLRAQLNEVLDLELIEQKMENEAFDIHYYAEYVIGIMGRLCAPLRDDQIAKLKEQREIVPLFKEIFEVLDLMKMDMANFTIQQMRPYLQQQSVEYERNKFQEFLKTQDEHGTDGLQFTKVWLKRSFEQLLAEEESSGEGATVGSKVTPASIMNEAYMELLQWDDNQVFPETLLMDQGRFLELRDKTRQLTLVASVLLVTYSTVGAPIAGIQDLKTTLKSNILTVIAAEKEFKKVIMNVAVQVKKDVNECLVKHGFSQLDEEKEKILIGQISDVAAEDHAVSTVMHKRICSFIKGSITSRHTEPLKVPAGYSAFQTELSQMLGRFLRLVSHNRSVFGMHYANIIGSLMRKQQDLSPR; encoded by the exons ATGGCAGAAAAAGGAGAAAACAGCCCTGAAACATTGAACAACTCAATCGACGCTGAGGTGAATTCTGATGTGGATGAAAATGGCCTGAACAGTTCCAACAgcgagacagagacagagagcaAAAAACGACGAACACAGACTCCAAGTCCCCACCCAACTGGTGTTCCTGGTTTCATGGCAGCAG CTTCTCCCCCAAAGTTTGTGACGTTTGAGCAGCTGATGGAGGCAGCCAACGGTGTGCGGAACATGACTCTTGCCCATGAGATTGTGGTTGATGGGGACTTCAAACTGGAGACTCGCAAACCACAGAAAAATAG tgttcactCTCAAGTACAGGAAGTGGTACACAAGGCATTCTGGGACTTGTTGCGTGAGGAAATCAGCCAGGATCCACCAGAATTCAAAAGGTCACTGGTTCTCATTGAAGAAGTCAAGGAG GTCTTGTTGTCACTGCTGCTGCCTCAGCATGTCCGATTACGAGCCCAATTAAATGAAGTCCTTGACCTTGAGCTCATAGAACAAAAGATGGAGAATGAAGCATTTGACATCCACTACTATGCCGAGTATGTAATCGGCATCATGGGGCGGCTGTGTGCCCCACTCAGGGATGACCAGATCGCCAAGCTCAAGGAGCAGAGGGAGATTGTGCCACTCTTCAA GGAGATATTTGAGGTTTTAGACCTGATGAAGATGGACATGGCCAACTTTACAATCCAGCAGATGAGGCCCTACCTTCAACAGCAGAGTGTGGAGTACGAGCGCAACAAGTTCCAGGAGTTCCTCAAGACACAGGATG AACATGGAACGGATGGCCTACAGTTCACTAAGGTGTGGCTGAAACGAAGCTTTGAACAACTTCTGGCTGAGGAAGAATCTTCTGGAGAGGGAGCTACTGTAGGGTCAAAGGTCACACCAGCATCTATCATGAATGAGGCATACATGGAACTTCTACAGTGGGATGATAATCAGGTTTTCCCGGAG ACACTACTGATGGATCAGGGCCGGTTCCTGGAGCTACGGGACAAGACACGCCAGCTGACCCTGGTGGCATCTGTGTTGctggtgacatacagtactgtAGGAGCTCCCATAGCAGGAATACAGGACCTCAAGACTACACTCAAGTCCAATATACTCACTGTGATTGCAGCAGAGAA AGAATTCAAGAAAGTGATTATGAATGTGGCTGTCCAGGTGAAGAAAGATGTAAACGAGTGCCTTGTGAAGCACGGCTTCTCTCAGCTGGATGAGGAGAAGGAGAAGATTCTGATTGGGCAGATCTCAGATGTTGCTGCTGAAGATCATGCTGTCTCAACTGTCATGC ACAAAAGGATCTGTTCATTTATCAAAGGCTCAATCACTTCCCGCCACACAGAGCCATTGAAGGTTCCGGCTGGGTACTCTGCCTTCCAGACAGAACTCAGCCAGATGCTGGGTCGCTTCCTACGTCTCGTCTCCCACAACAGGTCTGTGTTTGGTATGCATTATGCCAACATCATTGGTTCTCTTATGCGCAAGCAGCAGGACCTTTCTCCCAgataa
- the LOC137287925 gene encoding uncharacterized protein produces the protein MVILRCLVLLAIHCLLSTPGTGANIASKSNDVTMSSSKDDRQPDIVPDEHSRMPFHRVIRSPKGLLRKVKKTVKTRFLKNTPGSSQYKKATDAGKLFISKLPNSANKAKVQNIVSNLFRSAKAGSVLARKSLKSLLPNLLGFGAAGAGLATAITQLLAVTRDQPQLPSESPFLLGEMQSLMHELGGVKLGTAEDMKSVIEEGPNVDRKI, from the exons ATGGTGATCCTTCGCTGCCTTGTGCTCCTTGCCATCCATTGCTTACTATCCACCCCGGGAACAGGAGCAAATATCGCATCAAAGTCTAATGACGTCACCATGTCTTCTTCTAAAGACGACAGACAACCAGACATCGTCCCTGATGAGCACAGCAGAATGCCTTTCCATCGAGTCATCCGATCTCCTAAAGGATTACTGAGAAAAGTGAAAAAGACAGTTAAGACTCGTTTCTTGAAAAACACTCCAGGATCTTCACAATACAAGAAAGCAACTGATGCAGGCAAGCTCTTTATATCCAAATTACCTAACAGCGCCAACAAGGCAAAGGTTCAGAACATTGTGTCAAACCTATTCAGGTCCGCTAAAGCAGGGTCAGTTTTAGCAAGAAAGTCTCTAAAATCGTTGCTGCCAAACCTACTGGGTTTTGGAGCTGCTGGCGCCGGTCTTGCAACTGCCATTACCCAGTTGCTTGCAGTTACGAGAGACCAACCGCAACTCCCCAGTGAGTCTCCCTTTCTGCTTGGCGAGATGCAGTCTCTGATGCACGAGTTGGG CGGTGTGAAACTCGGAACAGCTGAGGACATGAAAAGTGTGATTGAAGAAGGACCGAATGTGGACCGTAAAATATGA